One Vespula pensylvanica isolate Volc-1 chromosome 1, ASM1446617v1, whole genome shotgun sequence genomic region harbors:
- the LOC122627180 gene encoding transmembrane protein 177, translating into MYYRRRKFHLIFGISASITAYCVNLMPHTIFLDKLENTVAFYRRGVRLRINNKVKELCKEVMDDLKLPENTQSLIKPFYVFGFQPFQAGTLNKMFGGIIGIPSNFLFHDTADAAVEKLIINNKELDRMREEANDLFNSLVLSKNAQKYVIAREILKIMSNEVYLSAGSLSCIVIIMTSIYSNITHKFNLYEKKASYRRILYLFFTLVGCAFWVAFKDAVRCRIDASIDENISQLGLNYIEGGKEYYEKELKKNIALRSLMEKDGEKCYHIDGNEKRWGFMSLPLSERKRFFESIHLKL; encoded by the exons atgTACTATAGAAGACGTAAATTTCATCTCATTTTTGGAATTTCTGCAAGCATTACAGCGTATTGTGTTAATCTTATGCCACATACaatatttcttgataaatTGGAGAATACTGTTGCCTTTTATCG TCGTGGCGTAAGactacgtataaataataaagtgaaAGAACTATGTAAAGAGGTAATGGATGACTTAAAACTTCCCGAAAATACTCAGTCTCTCATAAAACCATTTTACGTTTTTGGTTTTCAACCTTTTCAAGCTGggacattaaataaaatgtttggAGGAATTATTGGTATTCCttcaaatttcttatttcatgATACTGCTGATGCAGCAgttgagaaattaattataaataataaagaacttgatcgaatgagagaagaagcaaatgatttatttaatagtttAGTACTTTCGAAAAATGcacaaaaatatgtaatagcacgtgaaattttaaaaatcatgaGTAATGAGGTATATTTGTCTGCAGGTAGTTTATCTTGTATTGTCATTATCATGACATCaatttatagtaatataacacataaatttaatttatatgagaaaaaagcATCATATCGtcgtatattgtatttattttttacattagtTGGGTGTGCTTTTTGGGTTGCATTTAAAGATGCTGTACGTTGTCGTATTGATGCTagtatcgatgaaaatatatcaCAGTTAggtttaaattatatagaaggaggaaaggaatattatgaaaaagaactgaaaaaaaatattgcattgAGATCACTTATGGAAAAGGATGGAGAAAAATGTTATCACATTGATGGAAATGAAAAACGTTGGGGATTTATGTCACTTCCTCTTTCTGAGAGAAAACGCTTTTTTGAATCAATACActtaaaactataa